The genomic stretch GTTACCAGATATTCCTTGGAAAGCTATTTACTCGGGTAAATTCTAGTTTCCGGGTGGTTAATATACTTGACGTCTTTCATGCAATTATGAACTCCATGGAAATTTTATCAATGCCAACACAACTTAACCTTTGGAGCTGACGTAACACACTACACGGTCCTTCCCTTTTGAAGGAAGCTTGTGAAGTGCAGATTGATGGATCTTCTGAAGAAGAATAAAAATCTATACTAGACCTTTCCTTATGGGAGAACCAAGCAAGGGATGCGTGCTAGTACTAAATCTGTTGTTTCTTTCCCCTTTGGCCACATTTGACTCCTATAACAATTATATTAACTTAGTTACAAAATTTGAAAGCGAATACTTTCAGATTTTTATGATCAACCGACTTTTGTCAATGGGCAACTAAATAGGAGCTGCAGCACCAATGATTTTTTTTGGGGGCAATGTAGAGTTTTTGTTGAGCACATTCACATTTCTGAGGTTTCTTGCAGGATCGCGATAATTATTGGAAAATGATGCAGAAGTACATAGGTGCTGATGTTACCTCGTTGGTGACATTGCCAGTTATTATTTGTGAGCCTATGACCAACCTTCAAAAAATGGCAGAGGTGTGCAGCTTACTGCTgtattttgctttattttttaGTTGAGGATTATACTGATGTAGCAATTCTACTGACAGTTGATGGAGTATGCCCATCTACTGGACTTGGCAGATGAGTGTGAGGACCCGCACATGAGATTAGTGTATTCTGGTAAACAATCTATTGCAGCAGTGCTTAGCATCACTCTTATTTTAAATCCAGTATCTCTTGCTTAAATATGCTACAGCTAACAATTTGATTTTCCAGCCTCATGGTTCATATCCGTGTACAATGCCTTACAACGCACATGGAAGCCCTTCAACCCCATTCTGGGTGAAACTTATGAATTGGTTAACCACGCTGGAATCACATTTATTGCCGAGCAGGTGAGTCGTGGAGTGAATGCTTCCCCAGGATCAAATTTAACTAAGATGGTTTCCTTGTCAGATGTGGACAATTATTATTACTCTTTGTGCTGACAATAGTAACTCTTGTACTATCAGGTTAGTCATCACCCCCCAATGGGTGCAGCACATGCAGAAAATGAACATTTCATTTATGATATAACCTCGAAGGTGAAGACCAAGTTCTTGGGAAATTCAGTTGAAGTTTATCCGCTTGGCAGGTACGACCTATTATATTGAATTCCAGTTTAAGAGAGCATGTTCGGTTGCTTTGTTGGTAAGGCCTTAAGCAGAACCTTAAAAATACCGAGAATACTGGTGAGGGAGACATTAATAGTTCTTCAATATTCACAAGGAGTTTGGGCGGTTTCTCTTAAAGGACCTTAAAAATAGAGGCATCTTCGTTTAACCACTAGGGGTCTGTTCGAAACATGTCAATATTTGTGTAACAGATATAATAATGCAAGTTCTTACAAGTTTACTTCTGGTTAGATGAGGGTTCCTCTTGTTTTTTGCCAAGTCTGGGTGATGCTTAATTGTAGAATTGGAACTATTTAGTTAGCTTCAGGTAGAGGCGGAAATGTTCACTAGCATGCAAGGATAATGTTTCAGATAAATTTTTTGATAGCTAATTATCTATGAGGTGATTTGGAAGATGAAATTCATGCCTTTTTGCAACCTGTCCCCAAAGTAAcagctgagaagacagcattcaCAAACTTGATACTTTGAGAGATCATCAATTCATCTGTTACTCTTTTTTCTCTCCCTGTTACATTATCCACTCTATTACTTAATTAGGAGACGATTTCAACAGTTACCTAACCCCTATTTCTGGTTCCAGCTAAAAATGTTTGGTTATGTTGCAAACTGTGGACCTTCTGTCTTTATCCTCAATTTTGGTTCATTCTATTGATATGCAGGTCAAGGCTCACACTGAAAAAGTCTGGTGTTGTCCTAGACTTGGTGCCTCCTCCAACAAAAGTTCACAATCTTATATTTGGGAGAACTTGGATCGATTCACCTGGGGAGATGATCTTGACGAACCTGACGACAGGGGATAAAGTGTTATTGTATTTTCAACCTTGTGGCTGGTTTGGGTATGATTGATATCATCGCTCTTCTCTTCACCTGTTTACTGTTTCATTACAGCAAAGTGCTTAGAACACTTACCCTTTCCGTGGATGAATCTTTTTCAAGACACCTGTTagatcaattaagaaccaagcaGTACCTTGTGTAAAAAGATGGTTTTCCGACAAATTTCTTTCACTTATTCTGGTAATGCTCAGCAAAAAAGTACCGATTGCTCTCATTCTTCACCTCCAAGTAGTTCTTTGTGGACCTTACTCAAATTAGCGCAGAGTGGAAGAGAGAGTTCAAGGGATAAATGCCCGCTATCAAAGAAACTATCCTTTTTTTGCCGTCTTTGGCTTTATTAAAAGATGTCAACTAATGTTATCGTTTACTCTATTTCTTCGAGTAAAAATGTTGATATTTCTAGCTCTCGTTTATATGGTTGTAAGACTAGCTTTAAACTAAAAGCATATTATGGCCTTATTGTACTTCGCTCATGGCGGGCTACGAAGCTGTCCTATACCAAGTCCTATTTCCAGGTGAACGGGTTCATTACCTACCAGAATGGTCTTTCTGTATCTGGGTCCTAAGACAGCTAAATTACATACTCGTTGCCAATTGAGAGGTTGTACAGAAGATGTTCTCACTTAAATTCCCTTTGCTTCTTATCTTGTCTGTgtttttgtatttataaaacTGATTGCCTATCAAATATTTTCCTTGtcttcccttttttcattttgatttttctgAACTGTCGTGTTTTTGGCAGTGCTGGTCGCTATGAAGTTGATGGATATGTTTACAACAGTGAGGAAGAACCCAAAATTTTGATGACTGGAAAATGGAATGAATCTTTGAGTTATCAACCCTGTGATTTGGAAGGGGAACCCCTGCCAGGCAGCACAATGAAAGAGGTGAAATTCAGCTTTCTTTCTTTTGATAGTAACCCCTGGTCCAATGCAACTTTCTTTTGCCTTCTTTTTCTAAGCTGAAATTCCATTGGCTTTGTTTTTAAACCATAACCCCTGGTATTatccttcttttgttttgttttttcccCCTCTTCACAAGTTGAAGTGTGTCGAGTCCTCCAGAGTTTGCAATATCATTTCAAGTTTCTCAACCTAGATTAGTTAGACTAAAGTATGCGTCATGTTTGCCATTTTCAAATTGTAGCTAGCATAGATTACAGTATACACCGCGCTTGATTTGGAAATCTCTTCTCCTGCTAAAGCAAGCCATAGAGTCCAAATTTCTGAAGAATCGAAGTTAAACAGAATATtcttaaaatataaattttgCTGTTGTAGACTTGTAGTTAGCGTGATAAATTTGCTACTTTTGACCTTTAAACCCCcttataaagaaagaaagaaaggaaagaggaGAACTTACAGAAATAGACATAGTTACCTGCTTTGCTGAAAATGTCTGACATAAGCTACAATATCTCTCATTGAGATTTTCTTACTTCCCTAGTCTGTATTCCTTTGATTTACTGAACTTTAAAAATTCTGTTTAGCATCCAAGTAAGTATCTCATCGGTGGAGCAAATAATGCCTAGGACATTGATGTACAGATACTGCTATGACTACATTTTAGAAATAAAAACGttgaaagttgaagaaaaaagaataaaaaagaaacacTAGGCCATTTTAGCAATACATCTTATACACAGGTGCTGCCGTGACTCATTTAGAAACAGAGACATTAAAAGTGGAGGCAAAGACTCTCTAGGCCTGTGCACATGTATGAAAATCATCGAGGTTgggaaaatttatatttttaaattttgaacgCTTGAATTTGTTTAATCTGAAACTTTATGGGGTGCAAATGTTTGGTTCATCAGGTTGCATCTTATGATATCTACAGTGATGATAATTGTGGTCAAGTCAAAATCATGGACTATTAATTCACTCAAATTTTCACATGCAAGTTCTTCCCTTGTTTCAGGTCTGGAGAGCCGCTGATGCTCCTAAAAATGACAAATTTCAGTATACATATTTTGCACACAAGATTAACAGCTTTGATACTGCACCTAAGAAACTATTAGCATCTGATTCTCGCTTGCGCCCTGATCGTTATGCACTTGAGAAAGGTGACTTATCCAAAGCTAGTTCAGAAAAGAGCCGGTAtgtcctctctctctctctctgtaagGTGTCTTTTTGTCGATGTATATGTTACTTTCTTTAGTTTTCTGTGTGCACAGTGATTTTTTAGAAATTTGAAATCAATCTAGCTCATTGGACCTTTCTGTGGCATGAAATTGTTGTTAGAACAATAGAACTCCACTTTTCCTTTGATCATACCCTTGTTTTACAGTGAGTCCCATTTGCACACGTGAGTCTTGTTGTTAAAAGATAACCATCCAGTCTGTTACCTTTGGTGTATCAATTGTCATCCTGGGGTGGACTTCAGGGTTTCTCCAACGGTCTCATGTCCTTGTTTTGTTCATAGACATTAAAAAAAGGCAAAATACATCGACAACTCCTTAACGTTGTCCACATTTTTTACACCATCTTAAATTCGTTCCATTGAACACTCCAACCACATCCCAAATGTGTCATTTATACACAAAATTGATAGGCAGTCAAATACAAAAGATGCACACGCTAGAATAACGAATAAGACGGGAACACGTGGATTTAACttgaacaaattaaaaaaaaaaaaaactttggaaaaaaagaaaaaaatttaaagaaaaacaagAACCCACCCCAACCCTTTTTCATCTTCCCCAATGACTCTCCCTCGTTCCTTCCGTCTTCTTCTTCCAAAAGAAAAGAACAGAGGTACAAACTCACTCCTGCCGCCACTCTTTTTCCTCCCAATCTCCACCTCCAACCCTCTACAATATTAAGAACATGCATAAGACATAGAAATCAACTAATATTTCTGTCATGGAGGATTAATTCCAGATTGTCCGAaaacaaaatccaccacaacaAACTTCACCCTCGCTATCAGAGATCTTCTGGAATCGACAATATATACCAAATACACCATATATTCTGTCATGGAGCAATTTCtgtcaaaaaaatttctttttttgttgaaaattcATTCTATTACTAATTTTTTGAAATCTTTGACCAAGAATGATTCCCTAGAGATCATTTCTGAATTTTGAGTTCCGGTAAATCTGAGATTTTTAAAACTCTATTGGTGTTGGTAATTTATAGTTTGTTAGCTATTGATAGATGGTGTTCAGATTGAAAATTTCGAACTGTTTTGTTGGGTTGCGAAATCTGCTAATAACGGTCTGTGAATCTCATTGTTTGGTTTGAAAACTTTCGTATCTGCCTCTGAGCATATGAATGTTGAAGTTTGAATCCTAAAATTTTTGGAGCTTTGGTTATTGGGAAAAAAATCATCTGGTTTATTAGTTGGTAACTGAAATCGTCTATTGACTTAGTTCTTGGTAATCCAAATTCATTTTATATATTGTTGGGGTTCGAATCTTTAGTGGAGAAGAAACAAGGAAGAATAAAATGTTTGAGGTTTTTCTGTCGATTTCCATTTATTCCGGCAATGAAAACTAAGATAGTAAGGTGATGGTGGTGGACTGGTGGAGGAAGAGAGAGGAAGGTGGTGACCAGTGCTGTGTGAAAGAAtaggaagaaaatgaaaaaaaaaagaaaaactttaaaAAGGTAAAATTGAATTTTCACGTCTGAAAAATGGTGTAATACACGCACTATGCCACCTCATTATATTGTGTCTAAATGACACATTTAGAAGGTGGTTGGAGCATTCAAATGGAGCGGATTTAAGATGGAGTGTGTAAGTGAAAAGTGTGGACGCCTTTAAGGGCTGTTGATGTATTTTGcctaaaaaatattatttatatgtATGTGTGATATAAAACTTGCCACAAGGTAATGACTTGTAAAATTGAGTGCTGATCTACTCTAGCTTCATCATCGCACTTTAATTGGAAAGAGGagacaaaagaaacaaaaataccAGACTGCTAAACAAGTTAATATTACACGGCTAAACAAGCAGTCCATGCTTAACAACTTGCACCATAAAGTTCTTGTTTTTACCACCAGCAAAATATTCTTGTTGGAACAGAAAATAACAAGCCCTCTCCTGTCTCCATGTCTAAAGATCACGTCTTCCGTCAGTGAATCTTTAATTTTTTGCTATTTGGCTGCAATTTTCTAAGCCTCTTACCCTTTACTGGTGTATTTGATTTGATTAATTCAGTTTGGAGGAAAGGCAGAGAGCTGACAGGAGAACAAGAGAGGCCAAGGGCGATGAATTCAAACCAAAATGGTTCAACTTATCAAATGAAGTTTGCCCTACACCTTGGGGTGACTTGGAGGTGTACGAGTACAATGGCAAATATCATGAACATCGTGCTGCTATTGATAGTTCTGATCATGCTGAAGAGGCTGACGTTAAGACGACTGAGTTCAACCCCTGGCAATACGAAGATTCAGTAGCTTCTGCATAATAGTTGTTTCTCTTGTCTGTATTTTGTGCTTTTCTTGCattaccttttttcttttaatgtatTAGACCATATTAGGTCTGCATTCTTTCTGCAAGGAGTTAATTCCTACATTTTATCTACTTGAAATTGATAAAAATTTTGTACATATAGTTGCACTAAGAGTATGGCTCAGAGATTTTCTTATGTCCACTCTAGGTTGAGAGACATAACTTCATAGCTGGGAACAGATTTCCTGAATCATCCAGCTATTCCCGGTGAAAAGTTATCACCTTTTCACATCTTATATTCTGAAATTGTGACTTATAGCTTATGGTTCGAGTAAAAGGTGCCTAAGAATCAGAATATCTTTACTCCCTTGTTTTACAAGGTTATGGTAGATGTGTCTTaaatttcctttttatttattgGTGTTTATTATTCAGACATAATAGGAAGAAGGTATATGAAATGAACATGATATAGAAATCATATCTGTGTAAAATGGGATAGTGGGTCAGTTTTTGGAGTTCGTTTTGTTTCTTAATGGTAAATCTCGCATAGCTTTTAACTTAAGCACAAGTGCCGGAAAGGTATGGGTAGTGACATATGCGAACTTGCGTTAATTGATTGGAACTAGTGGCTTAGAACGTAATTAACGTGCTTATATTATGATAACTTCCCAATTAATTGATGTACTCTCTATGTCATTCGCAAGTCTATCAATTAAGCTTGTTTAAGCAGATTATTCAGCAGGCGTCAAGTGTAATTTGACTTATCAAGCATGTATCTAAGACTACTGCTTCAACCATTAATCGGTACTATCTACAACTAGGACTCAGTCCCAAACAAGTTCGGGTCGGTGATATGAGTTCTCGTTTCTTTCTTAAAGCTCAACTCAATCATCATTACCAAATAAAATACCAGTGAAAATAAGAAACTAAGATAAATATATAACTAATGACCCAGCAGATTTGAGACTACACCTATATTCTTCTTACCTGACTCCAGAAATTGTTGGAAGGTTGCATCTTATTGTACCAATAACTAATGAGCTAGCAGAGACACGGTCATGAATAACCAGTGCGCTAGGCAAGCAGTAGGGAAACACTTCTGAACAAACTAAGAAACTGAATCAAGTCTTGGTATTAGCTTGTAATAATAGACTTATAGACTAGTCTTAGCAGAAATGCAAGTGTAAAAGAAAAGAGTTGCACACTTTTGGTCATTGTGAAATAGGTTCAAATGTGCCACTTCAAATACATTGTAGGGCTAAAAGTGCTACTACGGTATCACAGGGTAGGGAGACCAAATGCAAATGATACAGTCTTGAGCATAACTTTTACTCCAACTGAAGCTATTTGACTAAGATTTTTTATGCAGGCTCAGTTTAGAAGTTTCATGTCCGCACCCACATTTGATCTTAATGTCCTTTCACTCTATTTCTGTAAAAGTAGATTATTATTGGAAGGGGCCATATGAAGATGGACGTGTACCACAATTCCCAACCAGAGTGCTAGAACTAAGCACACAAAGAGTTGACACAATATGCTGCATAGTAGAAGTATGATGTTTGCTAACTAAACTGAAGCAAATCAGGAATAGTTCTGAATATGCAGTTTCCCTAATCAGGAGTTACTTTTTTGGATGTCATAGTGAAGTTAAACATTGGTGAAGGAATCACCAACTAACAAAAGTTAATTTGCAATAGTGGTCTGCTGCAGGTTTGGTTTGGATGTGCTTTCCCTAATGCTTAATAATACCAGTCCAAAAACACTGAAGATATGCTCTTTCTCTAGAATATTCTTTTAGAGTAAAAATGTCAGGAACCTTGAACTTCTTTTTAAGGTTTCTCCTTCCAACAAAACGAAAGATTTATATTGACCAATAAATGATGGAACAGATGCTCGTACCATGGAAAGTCATGTTTTTGTACTAGATATACATTAAAATCAAGCTATTTAATCTtaggtgttaaaatttaaagtaaaagcaTATCAACTAACAAAGGTTAAGTGATAAATATGTATACGAAAAGTATATCTTGCATTTATTGATTAGATATAAAGCCAAGTGTGGATAGATTTTTACCCATATTCAAGCAATAACTAAACAACTTCTTGATGATGATAATTACTATGAAGATGATAACTATGAGACTTATGGAGAAAAATGTGAGTATAAAGACACTTATGCTTCTAATAATGAAGATGGTGATGCTTCAAGGTATGATTCTTCTACATACTACTCTTGTGataaagataataatgaaaaaagtGATTATGAGCTTGATGATGAAACTACTGGGAATATTCTtagttatttttttcttttaacaaagACAAGCTCAGTGCGAACTACAAGAGTGAGGGGTGGGGTAGGGGGGAGGCTCTTGAGGTACCCAAACTCACCTAAAGACAAGACAAAATGACTTCGGAAAATTTCACTCGAAAAGATTATTCTGGAGAATCAATTGTCTAAGGTGTCACCCTCTTTCTCTAGAATATTCTTTTAGAATGAAAATCTCAGAAACGTTGAACTTCTTTTTAAAGTTTCTCCATTTGACAGAATGAAAGATATATATTTATAGTtaccaattcaaaaaaaaaaaaaatagtatatATTTACCAATAAGTTATGGATCATATTCATATATTAATGAACAATTAAATTGACATGATTAGACAATACCAATTGCTTGATAAGTTAAAACTCTAGTTGGCTAACGCCTTGCTGAATAAAAGAAggtagcccggtgcactaagctccggCTATGTGCGGGGTCCAAGCAGGagtcggaccacaagggtctattatacGCAACATtgccctgcatttctgcaagagactgATTCCAcaactcgaacccgtgacctcctggtcacatggcatcaactttaccagttacgcaaAAGCTCTCATTCAACGCCTTGCTGGATGATTTGCTAAATTAATGAATTTAAAATGCTTAAAGACGGAATAGTAATTTATCGTGTGCCATAAAACAATCACAGTAAATACATACTAAGCTTATAGTTCCGCTCAATTAAAGTACATTTTTCTTTGAGGTATTTGTCATAAACTGTATCTTTACAGGACGTGCTTTAGTGAAGGAGCACGTGGAATTATTAGCTTATGTACTTACCGTGGTTGTTTTATGGCACATAGTTAAATGACATTCTGTATTTAAGCATTTTTTAAGTCTATTAAGTAAGACTGTTTAAGCAACTCATTCAACAACAGGAGTTTTAATTATCAAGCATTGGTAGAAACCTTAAAAAGTAGTTCAAGATTTCTAAGATTTTCCCTCCAAAAGAATATTCTAGAGAAAGCGCAGGTGAGTGACACCTTAAAAAAAATGATTCTCTAGAATATTATTTTAGAGTGAAATTTTCCCAAGCCATTCGGTCTTATATCTCTAAGCAACTTTGGGTAACTCAAGAGTCCTCCCATCTTTGCAATTTTCATCGAGCTTATCTCcgttaaatgaaaaaaaaaataagaaaacaaaCAAGAATATTCTGTAATAATCTCCTAATCATCATTATCATGCTCATCATCAATTTCTTAACTATTACGTTGACCACAAGAAGAGTATATAGAAGGATCGCACCTTAAAACATCACCATCTTCGGTCATTGTTAGAAGCATAAGAGTTGTCATGCTCACATTCTTCTCCACAAGCCCCATAGCCATCATCTCCATACTAGTTGTCATCATCAAGAAATTGAGTACTTATCACTTGTATACGGATAAAAACTTATCCCACACTTGGTGTGCATCTAATCAATAAAATGCAAGACGTATTCTTCATATACACATTTATCACTTAACCATTGTTAAGTCATAGTTAAGTGATATGGTGCTAAGATTAAATAGCTTGGCTAGGTGTAAACACCTCCACgaccccacttatgggattttactgggttgttgttgttgttgtaggtgTAAACACCTAGTACAAAACATGTCTCTCCATGAGCTTTCTTAACCATGACTCTTAAGATAGTTCAACACTCGGACATGTAGTAAAATCATCAAACTTAGATGTGGGTATGAGACGGTACAATAATATATTTAACACTTTCTAGCTTTTAGCTTGGGCAGCAAACAGCAACTTCATCACAAAGTTTATTTCATTTAGCTATAGAATACTGGTTGAACAGAGCAGAGCTGTTCAATTACAATTGGGAATTGCAAGATGAATCACTGTTATTTCTGTCCACTTCAACGAAAATTTGACTGAGAATGGCCTCCAGATTTGAGACTACACCTATAATTCTTCTTACAAGACTTCAGAAAGTTTTCAAAGGTTACATTTTATTGTACCAATATCTAATGAGCTAGCAAAGACCATAACCACTTACCTAAGCAAGCAGTATGGAAACGCTTCAGAACAAACTAAGAAACTCAATCAAGTCTTGATATTAGCTTGTGAGAATAGACTAGTCTTACCAGAATCCAAGTGTAAAGGGATCATTTAAACTTCATTTTATGGTCCAATTGATCTTAACGTTGAATTAATATTTAAATCGAGATATTAGGCACAACAAAAGTGACTCATCACCTCATATGCATCCAAAAGAAAAGAGTTCTGCGCTTTTGGTCCTTGTGAAATAGGATAAAATGTGCCACTTCAAGTACATTCAGGGCTAAAAGTGTTTCTAGGGTATCACAAGTTAGGGGGACCAAATGCAATATCTCCTTGTTGATACAGTCTCGAGCATAACTTTAACTCACAATTGAAGCTAACTTTGACTAGGATTCTATTTGCACACTCAGTTTAAAAGTTTCATGTCCACATTAattgggtcatcacatttgaTCTCAAAGTCCCGCCACTCTATTGTATAGAAGTAATTGTGAAAATCGGCCATATGAAAATGGATCTGTACCACAATTCCCAATCACATTGCTAGAATGTTAGGCACACAAAGAGCATAATAACTTGGAGACATTATGCTATAAGTAAAGTATGACATTCGCTAACTTTTCTGAAGCAAATCAGGAATAATTCTTAAATTTCATTTCTTTATCAGGAGTTACTTTCCTCAATGTGCCATTTTGTTACAATGATGAATTTAAACTTTGGTGTATAAATCTCCAAATAACAGAAGTAGACAACTTTCAAATGTATGCTGCTGCAGATTTGGTTTAGATGTGATGTTCTAATGCTTAGTACTACCCCTCTAAGAATACCGGAGACTCACATTCTATAAGAATTGGACAAACCTTCATCATTAACAGACTTTTTGCTCGCATTGATTGTGTAAAGCCAACTAGAATACAAACTATTAAAAGACAGCTGAACTGGATCGAGAAAATTATGATACATTCTATCTAATATCAGCTAAAGAAATATGCTACTTTGACTGCATAATTGAATACCATAACAATGCTTATATATTTTTTCCTCCTGCATTTGCATTGCCAAAAGTTATATACCTGTATTTATATCTGATAACAAGTGTCATTCCAGTGGTG from Nicotiana sylvestris chromosome 12, ASM39365v2, whole genome shotgun sequence encodes the following:
- the LOC104231107 gene encoding oxysterol-binding protein-related protein 3A, with product MASNNDEKQSGSSGGGGFFSSIASSLSNLGSVMSKSVNGMLGYEGLEVVNPEGGNEDAGAEAQRGRWKAEDRDNYWKMMQKYIGADVTSLVTLPVIICEPMTNLQKMAELMEYAHLLDLADECEDPHMRLVYSASWFISVYNALQRTWKPFNPILGETYELVNHAGITFIAEQVSHHPPMGAAHAENEHFIYDITSKVKTKFLGNSVEVYPLGRSRLTLKKSGVVLDLVPPPTKVHNLIFGRTWIDSPGEMILTNLTTGDKVLLYFQPCGWFGAGRYEVDGYVYNSEEEPKILMTGKWNESLSYQPCDLEGEPLPGSTMKEVWRAADAPKNDKFQYTYFAHKINSFDTAPKKLLASDSRLRPDRYALEKGDLSKASSEKSRLEERQRADRRTREAKGDEFKPKWFNLSNEVCPTPWGDLEVYEYNGKYHEHRAAIDSSDHAEEADVKTTEFNPWQYEDSVASA